From Coturnix japonica isolate 7356 chromosome 1, Coturnix japonica 2.1, whole genome shotgun sequence, the proteins below share one genomic window:
- the LPAR6 gene encoding lysophosphatidic acid receptor 6 isoform X2, which translates to MVSSNCSTEDSFKYTLYGCVFSMVFVLGLIANCVAIYIFTFTLKVRNETTTYMLNLAISDLLFVFTLPFRIYYFVVRNWPFGDVLCKISVTLFYTNMYGSILFLTCISVDRFLAIVHPFRSKTLRTKRNARIVCVAVWITVLAGSTPASFFQSTNRQNNTEQRTCFENFPESTWKTYLSRIVIFIEIVGFFIPLILNVTCSTVVLRTLNKPLTLSRNKLSKKKVLKMVFVHLVIFCFCFVPYNITLILYSLMRTQTWVNCSVVTAVRTMYPVTLCIAVSNCCFDPIVYYFTSDTIQNSIKNNRFTRTRDNRFSETPLSDNFLQHSFQTIKMKIFDSDSPR; encoded by the coding sequence ATGGTAAGCTCTAACTGCTCCACTGAGGACTCCTTTAAATACACTTTATATGGCTGTGTCTTTAGCATGGTTTTTGTTCTCGGCCTCATAGCCAACTGCGTTGCTAtctacatttttacttttacattGAAAGTGCGGAACGAGACCACCACGTACATGCTGAATTTGGCAATATCGGATCTGCTGTTCGTCTTTACTCTGCCCTTCAGGATTTATTACTTCGTGGTAAGGAACTGGCCCTTTGGAGACGTTCTGTGCAAGATCTCCGTCACGCTGTTCTACACCAACATGTACGGGAGCATTCTGTTCCTGACCTGCATCAGCGTGGATCGCTTCCTAGCCATAGTGCACCCCTTTCGCTCTAAGACTCTTCGCACCAAAAGGAACGCCAGGATCGTGTGTGTGGCGGTGTGGATCACCGTGCTGGCAGGAAGCACGCCGGCGAGCTTCTTCCAGTCcacaaacagacaaaacaacaCGGAACAAAGAACGTGCTTTGAGAACTTCCCTGAATCCACCTGGAAGACCTACCTATCCAGGATCGTTATCTTCATTGAAATCGTGGGGTTTTTTATTCCCCTCATCTTGAATGTCACCTGTTCTACCGTGGTCTTACGGACTTTGAACAAACCGCTTACGTTAAGTCGGAATAAATTAAGCAAGAAAAAGGTACTCAAAATGGTTTTTGTCCACTTGGTGatattctgcttctgttttgtgcCTTATAACATTACCTTGATACTTTACTCTCTGATGAGGACGCAGACATGGGTTAATTGCTCGGTGGTGACAGCGGTCAGGACTATGTACCCTGTCACCCTGTGCATCGCTGTTTCAAACTGTTGCTTTGACCCTATAGTGTATTACTTCACCTCAGACACTATTCAAAActcaataaaaaacaacaggttCACCAGAACACGTGATAACAGGTTCTCTGAAACGCCACTGTCAGACAACTTTCTGCAACACAGCTTTCAGaccataaaaatgaaaatattcgATAGTGACTCTCCAAGATAA
- the LPAR6 gene encoding lysophosphatidic acid receptor 6 isoform X1, whose translation MITTAVGREERAPGDEPQHTQRFSEALRRSRSTSTAVLEACKSCPENTGESCASQQLRLGFLIDHYNVRNETTTYMLNLAISDLLFVFTLPFRIYYFVVRNWPFGDVLCKISVTLFYTNMYGSILFLTCISVDRFLAIVHPFRSKTLRTKRNARIVCVAVWITVLAGSTPASFFQSTNRQNNTEQRTCFENFPESTWKTYLSRIVIFIEIVGFFIPLILNVTCSTVVLRTLNKPLTLSRNKLSKKKVLKMVFVHLVIFCFCFVPYNITLILYSLMRTQTWVNCSVVTAVRTMYPVTLCIAVSNCCFDPIVYYFTSDTIQNSIKNNRFTRTRDNRFSETPLSDNFLQHSFQTIKMKIFDSDSPR comes from the exons ATGATTACAACAGCGGTGGGAAGAGAGGAGCGAGCTCCTGGAGATGaaccccagcacacacagcgcTTCTCTGAAGCTCTGAGGAGGAGCAGAAGCACATctacagcagtgctggaagcttGTAAAAGTTGCCCTGAAAACACTGGAGAAAGCTGCGCATCACAGCAATTGAGGCTTGGATTTCTGATAGACCATTATAATG TGCGGAACGAGACCACCACGTACATGCTGAATTTGGCAATATCGGATCTGCTGTTCGTCTTTACTCTGCCCTTCAGGATTTATTACTTCGTGGTAAGGAACTGGCCCTTTGGAGACGTTCTGTGCAAGATCTCCGTCACGCTGTTCTACACCAACATGTACGGGAGCATTCTGTTCCTGACCTGCATCAGCGTGGATCGCTTCCTAGCCATAGTGCACCCCTTTCGCTCTAAGACTCTTCGCACCAAAAGGAACGCCAGGATCGTGTGTGTGGCGGTGTGGATCACCGTGCTGGCAGGAAGCACGCCGGCGAGCTTCTTCCAGTCcacaaacagacaaaacaacaCGGAACAAAGAACGTGCTTTGAGAACTTCCCTGAATCCACCTGGAAGACCTACCTATCCAGGATCGTTATCTTCATTGAAATCGTGGGGTTTTTTATTCCCCTCATCTTGAATGTCACCTGTTCTACCGTGGTCTTACGGACTTTGAACAAACCGCTTACGTTAAGTCGGAATAAATTAAGCAAGAAAAAGGTACTCAAAATGGTTTTTGTCCACTTGGTGatattctgcttctgttttgtgcCTTATAACATTACCTTGATACTTTACTCTCTGATGAGGACGCAGACATGGGTTAATTGCTCGGTGGTGACAGCGGTCAGGACTATGTACCCTGTCACCCTGTGCATCGCTGTTTCAAACTGTTGCTTTGACCCTATAGTGTATTACTTCACCTCAGACACTATTCAAAActcaataaaaaacaacaggttCACCAGAACACGTGATAACAGGTTCTCTGAAACGCCACTGTCAGACAACTTTCTGCAACACAGCTTTCAGaccataaaaatgaaaatattcgATAGTGACTCTCCAAGATAA